From Candidatus Bathyarchaeota archaeon, one genomic window encodes:
- the cobD gene encoding threonine-phosphate decarboxylase CobD, with translation MKPIESLVRDNIKNLKPCPHGAEVYGAAKESGLKPQEILDFSSSVNPLGPSKKALDAAKEAFNTVAAYPDSNSNALRQVIASHFSGITKDNIVVGNGSTELMYLFAEAFLKKGDKALMAAPTFGEYESAVRKTGEAPKFVRLNSSFQVETEAFKREMAGCKMAFLCNPNNPTSKLIPKDTLTDILETALSNDVLVFLDEDFLEFVDNEKDLTQIKNLAKFPNLFVLRSFTKIFGLTGLRVGYGITSKEIANVLLCAKIPWNVNCLAQAAAVAAIEDEEHLLVTRELIKKEKAWLQRELAAIKGFSFEPPDANFFFIDIRNANITANNLKHRMLQQGILIRDCSSFVGLNEFYIRVAVKTHEENVRLIEAFKRALKSV, from the coding sequence ATGAAGCCTATTGAGAGTTTAGTCAGGGATAACATAAAAAACCTCAAACCCTGCCCACACGGCGCAGAGGTTTATGGTGCCGCAAAAGAAAGCGGGCTAAAACCGCAAGAGATTTTGGATTTCAGTTCAAGCGTCAATCCGCTGGGTCCCTCAAAGAAGGCTCTTGACGCCGCCAAAGAGGCATTTAACACGGTGGCGGCTTACCCGGACTCCAACTCTAACGCGTTACGGCAGGTTATTGCAAGCCACTTCAGCGGCATAACAAAAGACAACATAGTAGTTGGTAACGGTTCAACCGAGTTGATGTACCTTTTTGCAGAGGCTTTCCTCAAGAAAGGCGACAAAGCGCTTATGGCTGCACCGACCTTCGGCGAATACGAAAGTGCGGTCCGCAAAACAGGGGAAGCCCCGAAGTTCGTCAGGTTAAACAGCAGTTTCCAAGTGGAGACGGAGGCGTTCAAGCGGGAGATGGCGGGCTGCAAGATGGCGTTTCTCTGCAACCCCAACAACCCCACCAGCAAACTCATCCCAAAAGACACCTTGACGGACATCCTCGAAACTGCACTTTCAAATGACGTTTTGGTTTTTCTTGACGAGGACTTTTTAGAATTCGTAGACAACGAAAAAGACCTCACACAAATCAAAAACCTCGCCAAGTTTCCGAACCTGTTTGTTCTGCGTTCCTTTACCAAGATTTTCGGATTAACAGGGCTGCGAGTCGGCTATGGGATAACTTCCAAAGAAATCGCCAATGTGCTGTTGTGCGCCAAGATTCCTTGGAACGTTAACTGTTTAGCGCAGGCTGCTGCGGTCGCCGCCATAGAAGACGAAGAACACCTCTTGGTGACGCGGGAGTTAATCAAGAAGGAAAAAGCGTGGCTCCAAAGAGAACTTGCTGCAATCAAAGGCTTTAGTTTTGAGCCGCCCGACGCCAACTTCTTTTTCATAGACATCCGTAATGCCAACATAACCGCTAACAACCTCAAACACAGAATGCTCCAGCAAGGCATCCTCATCCGAGACTGCAGCTCCTTTGTCGGACTAAACGAATTCTACATAAGAGTCGCTGTTAAAACCCACGAGGAAAACGTGCGGTTAATCGAAGCGTTTAAGAGGGCGCTAAAGTCGGTTTGA
- a CDS encoding MBL fold metallo-hydrolase, whose product MLIETFTVGMLSTNCYVASCHDTKEAIIIDPGLDYYSEAQSILDYIEQAQLKIKYIINTHGHSDHIKGDEIFQEKFNVPICIHKLDAYFIESLQTDKTPAPILLEEGSLIQFGKETLKVIHTPGHTRGCICLLGDHLIFTGDTLFAGGIGRTDFPEGSMLDMTRSLRKLEALPDALIIYPGHGETSMMGEEKRVNPFFEHRSPDLLY is encoded by the coding sequence ATGCTAATCGAAACGTTTACCGTCGGAATGTTATCAACCAACTGTTACGTAGCAAGCTGCCACGACACAAAAGAAGCAATTATAATTGACCCTGGCTTGGATTACTATTCCGAAGCGCAGTCGATTCTAGACTACATTGAGCAGGCGCAGCTAAAAATCAAATACATAATCAACACTCACGGTCACAGCGACCACATAAAAGGCGACGAAATCTTTCAAGAAAAATTCAACGTACCCATATGCATCCATAAACTCGACGCCTACTTCATCGAAAGCCTACAAACAGACAAAACACCCGCCCCCATCCTGCTTGAAGAGGGCAGCCTAATACAGTTCGGCAAGGAAACCCTAAAAGTCATCCATACCCCCGGCCACACCCGAGGCTGCATATGTCTACTTGGAGACCACTTAATCTTCACTGGTGACACGTTATTTGCAGGCGGCATCGGCAGAACAGACTTCCCTGAAGGCTCAATGCTCGATATGACGCGGTCGCTGCGAAAACTGGAAGCACTGCCTGACGCACTCATCATTTATCCTGGCCACGGTGAAACATCGATGATGGGGGAAGAAAAAAGAGTTAACCCCTTCTTTGAGCACCGAAGCCCCGACTTACTCTACTAA
- a CDS encoding 2-oxoacid:ferredoxin oxidoreductase subunit alpha produces MVIESINWMAGGPQGSGVDTASTIFGRACGYGGLYVYGRREYHSNIKTLHSYFHQRVSKQPTLANIADVDLLAAFDAETVVRHVGEVVSGGGVIVDSRDLNVNVLRDIATFSEDYKTVVRAFQKNNGVGETINDFLNFAKEKQIHVFPVPYMDLLQDIGKQLNIEKISTLSKMINVLSIGVSFALLKYDRNLVKDAIKATFNEKIVAMNIAAVETAYNYTEKTFNVNGFKHKLEKQPAREPRILLTGNQAVAMGKILGGCRVQTYYPITPAADESEYIEAHEILKTKGGSQEAVIVLQTEDEIAAVNSASGACLTGARAATSTSGPGFSLMAEGLGWAGHNEVPLVITYYQRGGPSTGQPTRHSQQDLRFAMHAAHGEFARIILASGDIEECFFDAAEVFNLAEKYQMPVIHLLDKGLANSSQTYPAFDYSKVKIERGLIVGEKDLEGKTYKRFEFTENGVSPRAFLGTKNAVQWYSGDEHNEMGNINEEPTVRRKMMDKRVGKLELVDKDVPLELKVKFFGDEKSENIVLSWGSPKGAIIEALNQLKEEGYSLGFLQVRMIHPLPSAYIKQLLKDKKRIIDVEDNWTAQLGGVIAEHTAIKPTHYILKYTGRPMMTTEVYKAIKAVLDDKAAEREVLTLGA; encoded by the coding sequence ATGGTAATTGAAAGCATAAACTGGATGGCGGGTGGACCGCAAGGAAGCGGCGTAGATACAGCTTCAACTATCTTTGGCAGAGCCTGCGGATACGGTGGTCTCTACGTTTACGGCAGACGTGAATACCACTCAAACATCAAAACCCTGCACAGCTACTTCCATCAACGCGTCAGCAAGCAACCTACACTTGCAAACATTGCGGATGTGGATTTGTTGGCGGCGTTTGATGCGGAGACGGTGGTGCGGCATGTCGGCGAAGTCGTGAGTGGAGGCGGCGTGATTGTGGATTCCCGCGACCTAAACGTCAACGTTTTACGTGACATCGCGACGTTCAGCGAAGACTACAAGACAGTGGTGCGTGCATTCCAAAAAAACAACGGCGTCGGCGAAACCATAAACGATTTCCTCAACTTTGCCAAAGAAAAACAGATCCATGTTTTTCCTGTGCCCTACATGGACTTGCTGCAAGACATAGGCAAGCAACTTAACATCGAAAAAATAAGTACACTATCCAAAATGATCAATGTCCTTTCAATCGGTGTATCGTTTGCGCTTCTAAAGTACGACCGTAACCTCGTTAAAGACGCAATCAAAGCCACCTTCAACGAAAAAATCGTCGCCATGAACATAGCAGCCGTCGAAACCGCATACAACTACACCGAAAAAACCTTCAATGTAAACGGTTTCAAACATAAACTCGAAAAACAACCCGCCCGCGAACCACGCATACTCCTAACAGGCAACCAAGCTGTTGCAATGGGCAAAATCTTAGGCGGCTGCAGAGTCCAAACATACTACCCCATAACACCCGCTGCAGACGAAAGCGAATACATAGAAGCTCACGAAATCCTCAAAACCAAAGGCGGAAGCCAAGAAGCCGTAATCGTGCTCCAAACAGAGGACGAAATTGCGGCAGTGAATTCTGCTTCAGGTGCATGTTTAACTGGGGCGAGAGCTGCAACCAGCACTTCTGGACCCGGTTTCTCTTTGATGGCTGAAGGTTTAGGTTGGGCAGGTCACAACGAAGTTCCCTTAGTCATAACCTACTACCAGCGTGGTGGCCCCTCAACGGGGCAGCCTACAAGGCACAGTCAGCAGGATTTGCGGTTTGCTATGCACGCAGCTCACGGCGAATTCGCAAGAATTATTCTTGCGTCAGGCGACATAGAGGAGTGCTTCTTTGACGCGGCAGAGGTTTTCAATTTAGCTGAGAAATACCAGATGCCCGTCATTCATCTGCTCGACAAGGGTTTAGCGAACTCTTCACAAACATACCCTGCTTTCGATTACAGCAAAGTGAAAATTGAGCGAGGCTTAATCGTCGGCGAAAAAGACCTCGAAGGTAAAACCTACAAACGCTTCGAATTCACAGAAAACGGCGTGTCTCCCCGCGCGTTCCTTGGCACAAAGAACGCTGTACAATGGTACAGTGGCGACGAACACAACGAGATGGGCAACATAAACGAGGAGCCGACGGTGCGGCGCAAGATGATGGACAAACGAGTCGGCAAACTTGAATTGGTCGACAAAGATGTGCCCTTGGAGTTGAAAGTGAAGTTCTTCGGCGACGAAAAATCAGAAAACATCGTCTTAAGCTGGGGCTCACCTAAAGGCGCCATCATCGAAGCCCTAAACCAACTCAAAGAAGAAGGCTACAGCTTAGGGTTTTTGCAGGTCCGCATGATTCATCCACTTCCCTCTGCCTACATAAAGCAGCTGCTTAAGGATAAAAAACGGATAATTGACGTGGAGGATAACTGGACTGCCCAACTCGGCGGCGTAATAGCCGAGCACACAGCCATCAAACCTACACATTATATCCTCAAATATACAGGTAGACCCATGATGACAACCGAAGTATACAAAGCAATTAAAGCAGTTTTAGATGACAAAGCCGCTGAGCGGGAGGTGTTGACGCTTGGCGCATAA
- a CDS encoding class I SAM-dependent methyltransferase, whose amino-acid sequence MGSIWAELADKSHTERQISFLKNHLKRGGVVLDVACGTGRHLTTLSEAGFDMVGLDASANLLRIAKQRQPSAQLVRGDMRFLPFKTDAATAAISMDTSLGYLPQEKDDQQSLADLHRVLGRGAVLVLDVFNPEHLSLKYGHRGLLKRLKWAALPLMLKLHSRWLLFRVFKWREYPSFCLLQKRTVSHSDDLLCDLWVVWEKSTGKLAYFEHRVRLYDKSKLQALLGSVGFAVEEVYGDYDEQRFAAYSPRLIFKSKS is encoded by the coding sequence ATGGGCAGCATCTGGGCAGAACTAGCCGATAAAAGCCACACCGAACGCCAAATCAGCTTCCTAAAAAACCACCTTAAACGCGGAGGGGTCGTTTTGGATGTTGCTTGCGGCACTGGACGCCACCTTACCACTTTGAGCGAGGCTGGGTTTGATATGGTCGGGTTGGATGCTTCCGCGAACTTGCTAAGAATCGCTAAACAGCGGCAGCCTTCTGCTCAACTGGTTAGAGGCGACATGCGGTTTTTGCCTTTCAAAACAGACGCCGCCACTGCAGCCATCAGCATGGACACAAGCCTCGGTTACCTGCCCCAAGAAAAAGACGACCAACAAAGCCTCGCCGACCTCCACCGCGTGCTTGGGCGCGGGGCTGTTTTGGTGTTGGATGTCTTCAACCCTGAACACCTCTCGCTCAAGTATGGTCACAGGGGGCTTTTGAAGCGTCTAAAATGGGCAGCCTTACCCCTGATGCTGAAGTTACATAGTCGCTGGCTACTGTTTCGAGTCTTCAAATGGCGCGAGTATCCGAGCTTTTGTCTTCTCCAAAAGAGAACTGTAAGCCACAGTGACGATTTGCTGTGCGATTTGTGGGTGGTTTGGGAAAAATCGACTGGAAAACTGGCTTATTTTGAGCACCGCGTCCGTTTATACGATAAAAGCAAGTTGCAGGCACTGTTGGGCAGCGTGGGGTTTGCTGTCGAGGAGGTTTATGGTGATTATGATGAGCAAAGATTCGCCGCATATTCTCCGAGACTTATTTTCAAGTCAAAAAGTTAA
- a CDS encoding CTP-dependent riboflavin kinase — protein sequence MTDKADWQHLYMLLKLAEMGAYNRTAKISTEYLAKKLGFSQQTASRYLIELERQGWIARKVTPDGSLIKIEPQGNCELQKLYSNLKVLMEKSYPPSVTLEGTVFTGLGEGAYYVSKPDYRKQITKKLGFEPYPGTLNVRLSDDYDIKTRAELESYPAIEVMGFQGEGRSYGLVRCYHAVIGGKIKGALVTAKRSHYDASVLELIAPVCLRKQLGLKDGNKVKVEICTGL from the coding sequence TTGACTGACAAAGCGGATTGGCAGCACCTCTATATGTTGCTTAAACTGGCTGAAATGGGCGCGTACAATCGGACCGCGAAAATCTCAACCGAGTACTTAGCCAAAAAACTTGGCTTCAGCCAGCAGACCGCGTCACGCTACCTTATCGAGTTGGAACGTCAGGGTTGGATTGCGCGCAAAGTTACCCCTGATGGAAGCTTGATTAAAATCGAACCTCAAGGAAATTGTGAACTCCAAAAACTGTACTCTAACCTCAAGGTACTTATGGAAAAATCGTATCCGCCCTCGGTAACTCTGGAAGGCACCGTTTTCACTGGACTCGGCGAAGGCGCATACTATGTATCGAAGCCTGACTACAGAAAACAGATAACTAAAAAATTGGGGTTCGAACCATACCCTGGTACATTAAACGTTAGATTATCAGATGACTACGACATAAAAACCCGCGCTGAACTCGAATCGTACCCCGCCATAGAAGTTATGGGTTTTCAAGGAGAAGGACGCAGCTATGGACTCGTCAGATGCTACCATGCAGTCATCGGCGGCAAAATCAAAGGCGCTTTGGTCACAGCTAAACGCAGCCACTACGACGCGTCGGTGCTTGAGTTGATTGCTCCTGTTTGCCTTCGCAAGCAGTTAGGGCTCAAAGACGGAAACAAAGTTAAAGTGGAAATCTGCACAGGCCTCTAA
- a CDS encoding rhomboid family intramembrane serine protease translates to MKSDKYKPTYILIALNVAIYIAGAIVGGNAIETGDSVVLVWGQVNAFVFAGAYWQLFTSMFIHASIFHLVGNMLFLLIFGLRGEEMFSLPEYLGIYFLGGLAGNLLSLLFGPNFISVGASGAIFSMFGACLIYDRRSVRQSILGAVVFAFFLFFINTGEGVNILAHLGGLLVGLLLGYVIASRRKPEQQINYQFQYRNTPF, encoded by the coding sequence ATGAAGAGCGACAAGTACAAGCCCACCTACATACTAATTGCCTTAAACGTGGCTATCTACATCGCAGGCGCCATCGTGGGCGGCAACGCCATAGAAACAGGCGACAGTGTCGTGTTGGTTTGGGGACAGGTTAACGCATTCGTATTCGCAGGAGCTTACTGGCAACTCTTCACATCCATGTTCATCCACGCCTCGATTTTCCACCTCGTCGGCAACATGCTGTTTCTGCTCATCTTTGGATTACGCGGAGAAGAAATGTTCTCGTTACCCGAATACCTCGGCATCTACTTTTTAGGTGGCTTAGCAGGCAACTTGCTGTCACTTTTGTTTGGCCCCAACTTTATCTCAGTAGGCGCTTCAGGAGCCATATTTTCAATGTTTGGGGCATGTTTAATTTACGATAGACGCTCCGTTCGGCAATCCATATTGGGGGCGGTGGTGTTTGCGTTTTTCTTGTTTTTCATAAACACAGGCGAAGGCGTAAACATACTTGCACATTTAGGCGGCTTACTGGTTGGTTTGTTGCTCGGTTACGTTATAGCGTCCAGACGCAAACCTGAACAGCAAATCAACTACCAGTTCCAGTACAGAAACACGCCTTTTTAG
- the dph5 gene encoding diphthine synthase: MSELVFVGLGLNDDKGITLKGLEETQSATAVFMETYTSRMPDFNLERFEAQIGKKVQLITRSDLEEDSGKVILQAAKSGKAVFLVPGDPFIATTHVTLRIDAEKMGIKTRVVHGISIMSAIVSLSGLHNYKFGKTVTVPFADNFSETPYNVIVQNKKLGLHTLCLLDLRAAEGKYLSIKDALKQLQMVEEKKKQEAITPLTVAVGIARAGSNNPLVKAGFVKDLVDWDFGEPPFSLIIPGDLHFMEIDALLAFAGAPDEFRRLAK; this comes from the coding sequence TTGAGTGAACTCGTATTCGTAGGGTTAGGGTTAAACGACGACAAAGGCATCACGCTTAAAGGCTTAGAAGAAACCCAAAGTGCAACCGCCGTGTTTATGGAAACATACACTAGTCGCATGCCAGACTTCAACTTGGAACGCTTCGAAGCGCAAATCGGCAAAAAAGTTCAGCTTATCACACGTAGCGACCTCGAAGAAGACAGCGGCAAAGTCATCCTCCAAGCCGCCAAAAGCGGCAAAGCAGTGTTTTTGGTGCCCGGCGACCCCTTCATCGCTACCACCCACGTCACGTTGCGCATTGACGCAGAGAAAATGGGGATAAAAACCCGCGTCGTCCACGGCATATCCATCATGTCTGCCATAGTGAGCCTTTCAGGTTTGCATAACTACAAATTCGGCAAAACCGTCACCGTTCCCTTCGCAGATAACTTCTCTGAAACCCCCTACAACGTCATAGTACAGAACAAAAAGTTGGGTTTGCATACATTGTGTCTTTTGGATTTAAGAGCCGCAGAGGGCAAGTACTTGTCGATTAAAGATGCACTTAAGCAACTACAGATGGTGGAGGAGAAAAAGAAGCAGGAAGCCATCACGCCATTGACGGTTGCCGTTGGAATCGCCAGAGCAGGAAGCAACAACCCCCTCGTAAAGGCGGGTTTCGTTAAGGATTTGGTTGACTGGGACTTCGGGGAACCACCATTTAGCCTCATTATTCCGGGGGATTTGCATTTTATGGAAATCGACGCGCTCCTCGCTTTTGCGGGTGCACCCGACGAGTTTAGGAGGCTGGCTAAATGA
- a CDS encoding zinc metalloprotease HtpX: MNAWKLRFSMVATLAAIFGLTTLVFSAVLLYVGYFSIITVGVLVVVLNVVQWLLSPYLVGAIYRVKELKEGDNPKIHRMVDELSKKSKIKKPQVMLSQIKLPNAFAYGSPLTGSRVAVTEGLLNSLDDGEVEAVIGHELGHLKHRDVQVMMVVSFLPALFYYIGWTMMWSGMLGGSRRNDSGGNNALLGIAFMAFSWVLTLFTLYLSRLREYYADRHSASIVENGAEKLSTGLVTIVEESRRSGRSNQQQNKNNNAFKALFISDPDRANVDSAELHANQVNSKQDLLRQKLSEKPTQTDAIIEIFSTHPNIIKRLRALQELRKNAS, translated from the coding sequence ATGAACGCTTGGAAACTGCGTTTTTCCATGGTTGCCACCTTAGCAGCCATCTTTGGGTTAACCACACTGGTCTTCTCGGCTGTGTTGCTATACGTCGGGTACTTTAGCATAATAACAGTCGGAGTGCTAGTGGTGGTGCTAAACGTTGTGCAGTGGCTTCTCTCACCTTACTTGGTGGGCGCCATCTACCGCGTTAAAGAATTAAAAGAAGGCGACAACCCCAAAATACACAGAATGGTCGATGAATTAAGCAAGAAAAGCAAAATCAAAAAACCCCAAGTCATGCTCTCTCAAATCAAACTACCCAACGCATTCGCCTATGGCTCACCGCTAACTGGCAGCAGAGTTGCAGTAACCGAGGGATTACTAAACAGCCTCGATGACGGAGAAGTAGAAGCCGTAATCGGCCACGAACTAGGCCACCTAAAACATCGAGACGTACAAGTCATGATGGTCGTCTCCTTCTTGCCTGCACTGTTCTACTACATCGGCTGGACCATGATGTGGTCAGGCATGCTGGGCGGAAGCCGCAGAAACGACAGCGGCGGCAACAACGCCCTACTCGGCATCGCATTCATGGCTTTCTCATGGGTTCTCACACTGTTCACCCTATACTTAAGTCGACTTCGCGAATACTACGCTGACCGCCACAGCGCCTCCATCGTTGAAAACGGCGCAGAAAAACTCTCCACTGGATTAGTCACCATAGTCGAGGAAAGCAGACGAAGTGGCAGATCAAACCAGCAGCAAAACAAAAACAACAACGCCTTCAAAGCCCTCTTCATCTCCGACCCCGACCGCGCCAACGTTGACTCTGCAGAACTCCACGCCAACCAAGTGAACAGCAAACAAGACCTGCTCCGACAGAAACTCTCAGAGAAACCGACTCAAACTGACGCCATCATCGAAATCTTTTCCACCCACCCCAACATAATCAAACGCCTCCGCGCATTACAGGAACTCCGCAAAAACGCTAGTTAG
- a CDS encoding 2-oxoacid:ferredoxin oxidoreductase subunit beta produces the protein MAHKPSDYKSSVYVDWCPGCGDHGIVSAVQMALAELALEPHNVVIVSGVGNAAKLPHFVKVNGVHTLHGRLLPFAMGIKTANPHLEVIGVGGDGDGLGIGAGHFVNTGRRNIDLTYLLHNNGVYGLTKGQASPTLRLGLKTKSLPKPNINEGINAVALAITSGYTFVSRSYAFDIIHLKDTIKQAILHKGLALVEILQPCPPYNDINTKDWYAGADRIDPLTGQPQPRLYKLQDIGFDPLVREENEIFKKKVAGMEKAQEWGDKIPIGVFYQNPLEPTFQERFAKRIPFYLQTPPAKQQLKDENGNSTVDLSEFMDDLKTS, from the coding sequence TTGGCGCATAAACCCTCAGACTACAAGTCAAGCGTCTACGTGGACTGGTGCCCCGGTTGTGGAGACCACGGTATAGTATCCGCTGTGCAGATGGCGCTTGCAGAGTTAGCACTGGAACCACACAACGTGGTTATCGTTTCAGGGGTGGGTAACGCAGCTAAACTTCCTCACTTTGTCAAAGTCAACGGCGTCCACACTTTGCACGGCAGGCTGCTGCCTTTTGCAATGGGTATAAAGACGGCAAACCCCCACCTCGAAGTCATAGGAGTGGGTGGAGACGGGGACGGTCTCGGCATCGGTGCAGGACACTTCGTGAACACGGGGCGCCGAAACATCGATTTGACTTATCTGCTACATAACAACGGCGTTTACGGTTTAACCAAAGGACAAGCCTCACCTACCTTGCGTTTGGGGTTAAAGACTAAGTCTCTGCCGAAACCCAACATCAACGAAGGCATCAACGCCGTCGCGTTAGCAATCACATCTGGCTACACTTTTGTGTCCCGCTCATATGCGTTTGACATAATCCACCTAAAAGACACCATCAAACAGGCCATTTTGCACAAAGGGTTGGCGCTTGTGGAGATTTTGCAGCCCTGCCCGCCGTACAATGATATTAACACTAAAGACTGGTACGCAGGCGCAGACCGCATAGACCCCCTAACTGGTCAACCGCAACCCCGCCTCTACAAACTCCAAGACATAGGGTTTGACCCCTTGGTCCGAGAAGAAAATGAAATCTTTAAGAAGAAAGTTGCAGGCATGGAAAAAGCTCAGGAATGGGGCGACAAAATCCCCATAGGCGTATTCTACCAAAACCCGCTTGAACCCACGTTCCAAGAGCGCTTTGCTAAACGCATACCCTTCTACTTGCAGACTCCGCCAGCTAAGCAGCAGCTTAAAGACGAAAACGGTAATTCAACGGTTGATTTAAGCGAGTTCATGGATGACTTAAAAACAAGCTAA
- a CDS encoding cobalamin biosynthesis protein translates to MFAFDLSWFTDSLFIFALAFLIDLALGEYPDRIHPTIGIGKLILFLKKRAKHPNPRVEKANGVLMALAIMLIVAVPVGALLLWLRFSFGSIPYIIVGAILFKATFAIRGMGQYTKPIAAALKNNDIDGARKWLPYIVRRDPNSLNERQIISAAVESIAESTTDGITAPFTFFALFGVPGAFAYRVINTLDSMVGYKNAEYRNIGWFSAKMDTLTNYLPSRITAYLMVASAFLLREDWRESWRILQRDKHKTASPNAGFTISAMAGALNIQLEKQGHYTLGDDHGHISHADIGKALRVMTLTAALFGLVVVVPILVVRVWVVGSLRPLIPFKF, encoded by the coding sequence ATGTTCGCGTTTGACTTGTCATGGTTCACTGATTCCCTCTTCATCTTCGCATTAGCCTTCCTAATCGACCTTGCTTTAGGCGAGTACCCAGACAGAATCCACCCCACCATCGGTATAGGCAAACTCATCCTGTTTCTCAAAAAGAGAGCCAAACATCCAAACCCGCGCGTGGAGAAAGCTAACGGCGTCTTGATGGCGCTGGCGATTATGCTGATTGTTGCGGTTCCAGTTGGCGCCTTGTTGCTGTGGCTGCGGTTTTCTTTTGGCTCTATCCCCTACATCATCGTAGGCGCAATCCTGTTTAAGGCAACATTTGCAATCCGCGGCATGGGGCAATACACTAAACCCATCGCGGCAGCGCTCAAGAACAACGACATAGACGGCGCACGCAAATGGCTTCCCTACATCGTTCGACGTGACCCAAACAGCCTTAACGAACGACAAATCATCTCTGCAGCCGTCGAATCCATCGCGGAAAGCACAACCGACGGGATAACTGCACCCTTCACTTTCTTTGCCCTCTTCGGTGTCCCAGGCGCATTCGCTTACCGAGTCATTAACACGTTAGATTCTATGGTGGGTTACAAGAACGCGGAGTACAGAAACATCGGGTGGTTCAGCGCGAAAATGGACACATTAACCAACTATTTGCCCTCAAGAATTACTGCGTACCTGATGGTTGCCTCAGCCTTTTTGCTCCGTGAAGACTGGCGTGAATCTTGGCGCATCTTGCAACGTGACAAACACAAAACGGCAAGCCCGAACGCAGGCTTCACCATATCTGCCATGGCTGGCGCACTCAACATTCAACTCGAAAAGCAGGGTCACTACACTCTGGGCGACGACCACGGCCACATATCTCACGCGGACATAGGGAAAGCGTTGCGTGTTATGACTTTGACAGCGGCGTTGTTTGGCTTAGTGGTCGTGGTTCCAATTTTGGTTGTAAGGGTCTGGGTTGTTGGGTCACTGCGGCCTTTGATTCCATTTAAGTTTTAA
- a CDS encoding DUF357 domain-containing protein, whose amino-acid sequence MSVEFLASKYIASAEKVFAELERKPTPISVSEETVEAVLSWATDYLNDAKYYKQQGKLETSLTSVAYCEGLLDALRLIGAVNFQWPTKQPNQE is encoded by the coding sequence ATGAGCGTCGAGTTTCTCGCATCCAAATACATCGCCTCAGCTGAGAAAGTTTTTGCGGAACTGGAACGCAAACCAACCCCAATCAGCGTATCCGAGGAGACTGTGGAGGCGGTTTTGAGTTGGGCAACCGATTACCTAAACGATGCAAAGTATTATAAGCAGCAGGGCAAGCTTGAAACCAGCTTAACGTCTGTAGCTTACTGTGAAGGGCTACTGGACGCATTAAGATTAATCGGTGCAGTGAACTTCCAATGGCCAACCAAACAACCAAACCAAGAGTAG
- a CDS encoding FAD synthase: MANQTTKPRVVLASGVFDLLHLGHVRFLEDAKKSGGPHAKLIVIVARDSTAEKLKGKKPIMNEDQRRALVESLKVVDEAVLGYEGLDIGEVLAKIKPDVIALGYDQAEMENEVKTYLTQHKLGVAVVRIGKFGENTLDSSTKIKQQIIDKLAKR, translated from the coding sequence ATGGCCAACCAAACAACCAAACCAAGAGTAGTCCTTGCCTCAGGCGTATTTGACCTACTTCACCTTGGGCACGTACGTTTCTTGGAGGACGCAAAAAAATCAGGCGGACCACACGCGAAATTAATCGTTATCGTCGCAAGAGACAGCACTGCAGAAAAGTTGAAGGGAAAAAAACCCATCATGAACGAAGATCAGCGGCGCGCCCTTGTGGAGTCGCTTAAGGTTGTGGATGAAGCGGTTTTGGGTTATGAAGGCTTAGACATCGGCGAGGTACTCGCGAAAATCAAACCCGACGTAATCGCTTTGGGTTACGACCAAGCAGAGATGGAAAACGAAGTCAAAACCTACCTAACTCAGCATAAATTGGGTGTTGCTGTTGTTAGGATTGGCAAGTTTGGGGAGAATACTTTAGATAGCTCCACAAAGATTAAACAACAAATAATCGACAAACTCGCCAAACGGTAA